The window tgcagaccactggtttcttCCTGCTGAGCTGTCTACAGCAATGATATCATGTTTCTGCCTGCACTGCAGAGCAGCCATCTTATAGGTTACAGGCCTAGAGTGGCCTCTGGATTCTGTTTGTTATCATGGAGATGCATAGGTCTCCACAGGAGCGCAAGACGCAAAACCATAAGACTCCTTACTCCTTAAAACCATGATACTCCATGACATAAACATCTAAATGTAATAAAAGAAATCTCCTTTCATGCATAGAATGGCTTCTCCAGCTGGAGTAGGAATCCTGTGTAGTTTTTGTCTTATTTTAGTCAGTCAGGTATTAGATGTTAAAGGCTCTCTCAAGTGAAGCACATACATGTTAGCATTAGCTGTACAAATCCCAGGTGTTTGGAATCTCAGTGCATTTAGAAAGTTTTGCttggtgccttttttttttaaatttatttccaTGGGAGTTATCAGGCTAGTAAAATGATCCAGTTTCCTATTGGAGTGGCTTAACAGGTCTTCAGTAAATCTGCGTGAAATGATTTGACAGACATTGCAAAGAGTACTCATGCCGTCTTCAGGTCCACAAATATACTATTATGTCATCCTGGCTGGGATTCCTGTGAGCGGGCTGACAGCCCGCTCACAGGAATCCCAGCCAGGATGACAtaatactgtattatatttgtggacctgaagaaggcgcGAGTGTGTGCCAAAACACGTTgtcctttttttacttttgacttattttttgaataaaagttagtcctgtgcAAGTATTGGCTAATGTCTTCGTTTTATTTGATTCTCATCGACATAACAGTAGCgctctcacaaaaaaaaaataataatgttttggtACTCTTTGCATTGCCTTCGTCATCTGTCTCCCTCGGGAAGACGGAAACAcaaggggtgagagcagcagactgtcCAATTCTATGTCTTGCATACCCGCTGACCACACGGCATAGGTCCCACTGATCTTTATATACAACAACTAATGGTCAGCACGACACCTTGGGTGTTGGTGGTGGGCAATTGCTTCATCCACTTCTGTTCCTAAAAATACTACAATAGGGAGCCCCCCATTACATTTTCCTCCtccctttttttcctccctactgAGACATTAGAAGCAGAGCAGTgaaacagcaccacctctggtCTCTCAGTGCACACAGTGTTAGGCCTTCTTTTCGCCGCAAAACATATTCAAAAGTAGACTAGACCACAACACCACTTCTTTGCAAAATGTTGAAAAGCTAAAAAAGAGCTTTTATTGATCACCAAAAAATAACACAATATTTTGGTAAAACAATATTGCCTTTATCAATTGCTTTTGCTAAAGGCAGTattgttttaccaaaaagttgtGTTCTTTTTTGGTGTTTAATTAATTAAAGGGgggttccaggaaaaaaaacttttttttttatacatatcaattggctccagaaagttaaacagatttgtaaaaaatcttaatcctttcagtatttatgagcttctgaagttgagttgttcttttctgtcttagtgctctctgatgacacgtgtctcgggaaccgcccagtttaaaagaggtttgctatggggattttcttctaaactgggcggttcccgagacatgtgtcatcagagagcacttagacagaaaagaacgactcaacttcagaagctcataagtactgaaaggattaatattttttaatagaagtaatttacaaatatgtttaactttctggagccagtttatatatatatatatatatatatatatatatatatatatatatatataaacgtttttacctggataacccttttaaagctCTTTGTAGCTTTTTAACATTTTGCACAGAAGTGGTGCTGTGGTCTATTCTATTTCTGTCTATGGTGGCAATGCACTTGTTGCAGTTTGAAGAATTCTAGGTCTCATTTTTAGTGTCCAAAATATATATTCTAAAACAGAATTATTGCAAGAACTCTCTGCATCTACTACACCCCAGAATGCATAAGAATCAGTTTCTCTTTTTGTAGATAGAGTAACTGTGTAACAATGCTGTGTGACTTGCGGCCCatcagaaaagaaaccacaagccATAAAACAAGATATTTGTAAGCATCAGTGACTCTGTTAATGATTGAATTACAGTAGCTGTGAACAAGGAAGGGTGGTCACAACCTAGCTGGCATTACTGTGATAGGAATAATAATGTCACTAATTTGGCAGAATGCTAATTTGTTAGAACAGAAACAAGGCAGACTACATTGTAATTACAGTGAAAGGTCACCGGCTAGAACTCCGACTATCCCCGCTCCCATGGCAGAACTCTAATTAGCCTTCTGGTATTATCAGAATTGTTCTACTATTGCTTTGCCTTTAAACTTGTCTGCTGTATAGATGGGGACTCGGTATGGAAGTAGTAGCTGTAACTTTACTGAAAGTTGTCACTACAACCAGTACTGTCAAACAGAGCGGATGATAGACACGGACCTTCTGAGATGTTACAATTTATATACGATATGTGagataaatataaaatacatataatagtGATTGCATTGAATAATACACTACCTGTAAATTATACATGCTGTGCTCTGACAAGTGCTACAGTTGTTTAGGTCTTGTCCAGTTCGATAGAAGATGCGCCTgttcaataaaaaagtaaatattaAAGGCAATTGTTCATTTTTGTCCATAGATAAAACTACATATTGGCTTAAATCTATGAATTTACCTGTAACCAaaactttgtttctgcccatagcaaccaatcacagctcagctttcattttaccagagattgttaaaggggtattcctggcaaaaacattttatcccctatccaaaggataggggataagatgtctgatcgcgggggggccgctgctgagaccccccgcgatctccctgcaggctgtcacgacccctcccatagacataaatggagggggcgtggcgtgacgtcacgtctccagtcccggagctttccgaaactggagattcagcacccgcatagaatgcaggtgctgcagggagatcgttggGGGTCTCAGCAaccggccccccgcgatcagacatcttatcccctatcctttggataggggataaaatgtttttgcccggaatatccctttaagatacaaaagctgagcagtgattggttgctatggacaaaaaCGGACAGAATTGGTTACAGGTAGATTGCTACAGTTGGCCTGACATATGTGTTATGTCTGTTATAAGAAATTTGGTCatgtaaggggtactccactggaaaatatttcttttaatatcaactggtttgtaaatttatagatttgtaaattacttctataaaaaaaattgatttgatactgataagtactggaaggattaagcttttttaatagaagtaatatacaaatgtgtttaactttctggcaccagttgattcccaTTCAAATGAGTAtataaaaggaaagaagcaagggGTTTTCTCAATAAGCAAAGTTGGTGAAATCAGATTTGTACCACATACATGATGCATAAGTACAAATGTGAACTTTTTAAGGTAATTTACATCACTGTACTGTCCTTCCCCACCATTGAACTGAACTATCCCCATGTTGTGTGTGGTATGCAACATGATACACACTTTCCCCCGACCTCCCTTGCTGGCATGTACAGTAGAGACAATACTTCTGAGAGAGACCAGGAGAGTgaagttgaactgagcatgtgtgaccacctTGGGTCCTAAAAGGTGGTTGTAACCAAAGGCAACAGGTTATCAAAACAAAACAGGTACGAGGGGAATTATTAGATGTGTATATAGTAaatagtacttatgagcttaaaaagaaaatatatgaaTTTAAATATGTTTAAGCTTACTACattaataagaaaaaaacatttgaagCATAACAGAATTAATAGTAAGCCTTTGGCATTGAAACAACTAAACCACATGATCTATGTGGTAAGGATTTGTAATATGATTTCATGGCCTATAAGAAAACAATTGTGACAGCACACAAGATTTGGGCATGAATAAATCATTTTTACTGCAGTGAACGTGCTGTTGTCTTTTATTGGGCTTAAACGGGCCCAATAAAGTGATTATGCGTTATATTTTTAGTAGGTTGCTGCTCCTAAATATTCATCTGGATACACTtcacatacagtatgtacaggagcagggactcctctaTTTGCTGTACTGTATTTTCACCAGCTCATATACTGGCAGATGAGAGATCATACATGCCCATAAGTTATTTATGCTCTCTACACGCTAATATCATCACCATTCACCTACTGGCCTCTGGCTACAGGGGGTAATAGAATGTATTGAGCAgggatacatatactgtatatgtgtttgtgatgTATACACTCCTCAACATTGAAAATGCAACACCAAGAAAGACAAAACTGTGTCCAGCACTAGGTGGGAAATTACTTGGGGGTGGGTCCAAGCCTGGGTAGGGACCTTTGACCTTTGGGGGACCTGGCCCAGCCCTAACCCAAGTCAAAGGTATGGCTAAGATCTGGAAATGATCTCTTTTTAAGCACCTAGATTTAATCAGTGGCATGTGGGAGGGGCTTCATTAGTATAAAAGCAAgattgaaaacatatttttttccagCCATGTGAAACCTCAGAAATTGGATCAAGTCAGTACAGTATGATTGTGTAATGCTGCACGTAGTGATCTTTGGATCAGTACAGTATGATTGTGTAATGCTGCACGTAGTGATCTTTGGATCAGTACAGTATGATTGTGTAATGCCGCACATATTGATCAATTCTGTACTGTAAGTGAAATTGGATGTTACATACCAAGACTGGGGCATCAAACAATGTCTACACAGACCATCAGAAGGTGATTGCATGACATTAGACTATGAGCCAGATGCCCAGTGACATGTGTTCAATTGACTTCACACCACTGCTGTCATGGTGCAGAGCAAGACAGCAATGGAAGTAGGAGGGGAGGTCTCTCCTGTTTTTCTCTTTGATGCAATGATAACTGGAGATTGTTTTGGACACCCTGGCCTTCACGAGGAAACATCACACCAGTCCTACTCCCAGGATTATGCTGCGGGTGGCAAAATGTAAAGATGCAATTCTAGGTACTATAACAGTTTAGTGTAACATTGACTTGGTTATAGAGCCAGTGGTAATTTCTCCCAGGAGCTGTGTCCCAGGAGCTGTTTTTCAAAATGACAATGCTAGACTGCATGTTGGTCACGCCACTGTGATCAGCCTGCATGACCTAAACATGCTACCATGGCCTGCAGCGGACTTGCTTCCCATCAGACACATCTGGGATGTCATTGGTTGGCAATTGCAATGGGAGCTGCCACCAACAGATCTTGATGATTTGTGTGTCCAAGAGCATTTATTGTGGCAGAACATTCCTTAGACAACCATTAATAACCTCATTGATAGCATGCCAGGGCATGTAAGTGCATGTTTTTTGTGCATGTTGCTCATACTAAATAAGTTCAGATGTTTTGAATAATTTATTAacaattgtttttattatttacatGCCATTAACATATCTATCAATTATGGGATTTCCATAATTCCATGATTTTTCCTTCTTGGTGTTGCAAGTTTAAAGTTGAGGAGTGTAGAAAGTGTGAATGCATATGCATCTCCAATGACATACTGCATACAGATATTGTTGATGATGTGTCAAGGGCATGGGCCAGGAGTGGGGTAGGTGTAATACTTAATTCAGACATCCTCTGTCAGTACATACTGTAAACTGTATACTCCAGTGATGTGATGCTGCTGGAAGGGTGGTGATACAATGAAGAGGCATGGAGAGAAGCAGGTCAAAGGGTTGGGGCTTGCAGGCTGATAAGAAACAAGCCAAACTCCTTCattatcctgttttttttttcctgccacaAACAGTAggagttagggtatgttcacaccacaatttgactttacggtttcggcatacagtttgataaaaaaaaaacgtatgcaaccgtacagaaaaccgtgcccatagacttcccattcaaaactgtatgcaccataatgtatgtggttttctccgtttttcaaaccaaacggttttttacttttatttttttcggacagaaaaccgtggtctaccacggtttttggtccgggtgaaaaactgcattaaaccgcatatgtttttttagtcaatgggaaccgtacagaaccgtttgtgtgtacggttccatccggttttcaccattcagtttttggctttgctcagttttttttcttggaagttcaatcaaacaagtaaaactttattcataatggagtgaaaagttaaaaagtatactttttttcttaaaaacggatgcaaccggacatcatttttcaaacaatatacggtttttaaccgtatacagataaaaagcagccaacatgccccctcaatacaactctatggcagagccggagattgccgaagccagcgcttcggctctgccatagagttgtattgagggggcgtgtcagccgtcgcttcgtgcggtggttaacacacccccttcccgcgggctgtcggggcccgtacatgagatcgtgggggaccccagcggtcagaccccccgcaatctgaaacttagcccctattcttaggataggggatacgtttttcaccgctGGACTTCcccctttaatggtataaaaatcgGATATGACTATGAGTgataaaattgtggtcaaccacatGGTTAAACACTATTAAATACAATTGTGGACAAttttcaagtaaaaaaaatctaattaactATTTGTATGTAAAAATAGTGATGTAAACCCAACCTTAGAATTCAATAATAAAGATATACTACAAACTTATGTAACTTTTGGGCAGCTacagttaaagaaaaaaaaatatttttgcagaatgctaCTTTAATGTGTATACCAAAGTACATGTCCACCTTAGGATCTGTGCAATTGCGGACACACACTCTACACATTACAGAACAGCCAACAGAAATAGTTTCCCTTCCTGCTTGTCTGCATTTGTAAGAGGGTACATGCTGTGAATGCTACACAGTATATACTTTCACTAGGTAAGTAAGGACTATACTCTCAGCTGCCAAAGAGGGAAGGAGACTGATACTATTCAAAGCCTGTTCCCAGCAGTACAGAATTGGAGCAGGGGGACACAGGGAAGCAACATATAAAAGGTATTTTATGCTAGTATaacacacattggggggggatttatcaaagttgtctatgtcccgcatcaatatagaccaaaccatagagggttaggccggtctattgtgcacctaatttatcaaaagtcaaaCGActgttgataaattctgtgcacagactttgggatctatgctttagactgtatttaaacctgctccagtatggtctgacatttcagcatactttcagccgatgtgacttgtcgttgaaaagttgcttttgataaattcagcacgatgcatttttccgtctaaaataggctagaatgcatcatgttctaaaaatcctctaaagcaaaagtcgcagaaaagtcgaacatatttagactgcgactttctgtgtgacaaggAAAAAccggtctaaatcctttgataaatctcccccattatgtaacAACAGCTatgagcagcatttttggactttatgATCATTTGTGGGATAACCTTTTTTAAGAAATGCATATTGTTCTTTAGCTGAAAACATGTTCCATACCCTTCACTGAATGCTCTAGCCTTTTCCAAGTCTTGAATTACATTCAACAGGATCTTAATCTTCTCTTGGTTTGACTGTAAGGATTCCTCTACGTTTTGTAGTTTACCCTGCAGAGAACAAAACTTGCCATGTGGATTGTGTACGGGGTTTGTCAGTTTGCCATCATTACTCGCCCCTTGTTGTAtaccagtctttggctgtctagaCGTACTTGCGTCTGTGCAGTCAGTGGTCTCTGTCGTGTTTTTCTGTGATCCAGTCTTATCAGTTTCTTTAGCTTGTAATTCCTCCAGATTTGGGGACGATGTTAGTTCACGACTGTCATTAGGTTGAGAAGCAGAATCGTGAAATGTTTCTAATTTGTCAGTCTGCTGGTGTTCTGAGTGGAAGCAGTATGATAGATTGCTATTAAAAGATGGGGATAAAGTTAAAATCTTTTTACATTCAACGTTTGTTTTTTTTGGTAACAACTCATTTTGTCTTGCATCGTCACATGTGTTGACCTGTTCCTCACACACATGTGAAGGTTGTAAGATGTTTAAGTCACTTTTTAAAGAACATTCAACAGGAATTTCAGACGCTTTATACATTTGTAGATCAGTATTGGACTTTTCTGTCACCTTTATTGAGTTATCTGGTACTTGGATTGAGACATTGGCCTGTTCAAGCATTTCAAGACCTGAGCAGTCACTTGTAGGTCCATTACTTTGTGCTTTAGGTACAGTGTGTAATAACAGAGAAGACCTTCTAACCCATTTTAGGCGCTCTTCAAATTGGTCATTTAGTTTAAGACGAGATATCTGAGTAGCTATGTCATCATCTGATAGTTCACCATTAACCTGGGCACAGCTTGATTCTCTGGATAATATGCCCTTAGACCTAGCTGCAGTTGCTTTTTTTGCCTTAAAGTTTGGAAATTGTTTCCTGAGACTAGGAGATGTCTGTATAGCAATGTTTTGAAGTCCTTTCTGAGAATGAGGATAACCAAGCAAACACATTGATCTGGTTTGGGATTTTTCAGCCTTTCCATTGACCAGCAAGATGTTGTCACAGGGCTTTGTATCTGATGCCACAAAGTCTGGTGCCTCTTGGCTTGTGCTGTCCTCCTTAAATCTGACTTGCTGGGATTTGTTCTTACGGTGGTTGGTTTGTTTTGTAGGATCTGAAATGTCAAAGCTTTTTCGTTTTAAGAGCACAGGACGCACTTTCATTGTTTGTTGTTCCATTGAGTTGCAGGGTACGTTTGGTAGTGAACTCGCTTCTTTGCGACCCATTGCAGTAGGTCACTGTAGTTGGAAATGCTGTCCTGTGTTTATAACGTCCTTAGAGTGGTTATCGGCAGCGGCCATTGTTGAACTAGTTTTCTTCTGTATTTCCAGACAAAGCCTTGTAATGTTTTTGATGTTTTCATATAAACTACACTGAAGTAATTTGTTTTAGCAGCATAAAAGTGAAATCCTAGTTAAAGTATAGGTTTGACGAATAACAACGTCGTTTTCAGGTTTACCTTTTTATGCAGATACTTTCTATGGTATATTGATTGTAGATTCTTGAGTAATGCTAACTTTTCTTTGTCTCTTTGCATTATTTTACCTCAATCATATGAATGTGATTTTGGATCTTTTTCTATTCATTCAGCACATTCCTTTAGAATTATCCAGACTGTTTACTCATTATTATAAATGCACTGTATGTAAATCTCTAAAACTACTTCTTCCTTGGGTCCAGTACCACTGTAACAATAGTTTGTTGAATGTTAGCCATTATGAAGCCCTCCTTGTAGAACATACTGCACAAATGGTTTAATTCCTTAGCATAAATGATGAATCAAGTCTGTCAGATAAAGTTATGTAGCAAATGTAAAGCTTTGTTGTTTCATTGTTCATCATTTCATTAGATGAGTTGTCCTAAAATACAAAAGACAACATtagttttttgttagtttttgtctatttaaaatattattgTCATTtcgtaaaacttttgacatatcctgACAGATGAAGGGATCACAGTCCTGAGAACCGCTGAATGTCTCTGTGAGTTATAGCTGGGTGAAGTTTGCTGCAGCATGCTTCACTCCCCGGACAGCTGCCCAATGTAACTGATTTGTTCTGTAGATTAAAATGGAGTGCATGAATGGCATCAGGCAGTCGgctggggagtgaagtgcactGCCTCACTCTTTACCCGACTATAACTCATGTTTGCAGCAGGTCATAAGAGTAAAACCCAGTGTCTAGACAACATGTCATGCGTTTAACTTAATGACAGTGATGCTTAAAAGTTGAaacatttgtac is drawn from Hyla sarda isolate aHylSar1 chromosome 4, aHylSar1.hap1, whole genome shotgun sequence and contains these coding sequences:
- the INSYN2B gene encoding protein INSYN2B isoform X1 — protein: MGRKEASSLPNVPCNSMEQQTMKVRPVLLKRKSFDISDPTKQTNHRKNKSQQVRFKEDSTSQEAPDFVASDTKPCDNILLVNGKAEKSQTRSMCLLGYPHSQKGLQNIAIQTSPSLRKQFPNFKAKKATAARSKGILSRESSCAQVNGELSDDDIATQISRLKLNDQFEERLKWVRRSSLLLHTVPKAQSNGPTSDCSGLEMLEQANVSIQVPDNSIKVTEKSNTDLQMYKASEIPVECSLKSDLNILQPSHVCEEQVNTCDDARQNELLPKKTNVECKKILTLSPSFNSNLSYCFHSEHQQTDKLETFHDSASQPNDSRELTSSPNLEELQAKETDKTGSQKNTTETTDCTDASTSRQPKTGIQQGASNDGKLTNPVHNPHGKFCSLQGKLQNVEESLQSNQEKIKILLNVIQDLEKARAFSEGRIFYRTGQDLNNCSTCQSTACIIYSVEYDFRQQEGRFLHILKKLDKMEPRPVLTPAPKPEPEIVITERQEVRKKTKKVKKKCFWWI
- the INSYN2B gene encoding protein INSYN2B isoform X2; translation: MGRKEASSLPNVPCNSMEQQTMKVRPVLLKRKSFDISDPTKQTNHRKNKSQQVRFKEDSTSQEAPDFVASDTKPCDNILLVNGKAEKSQTRSMCLLGYPHSQKGLQNIAIQTSPSLRKQFPNFKAKKATAARSKGILSRESSCAQVNGELSDDDIATQISRLKLNDQFEERLKWVRRSSLLLHTVPKAQSNGPTSDCSGLEMLEQANVSIQVPDNSIKVTEKSNTDLQMYKASEIPVECSLKSDLNILQPSHVCEEQVNTCDDARQNELLPKKTNVECKKILTLSPSFNSNLSYCFHSEHQQTDKLETFHDSASQPNDSRELTSSPNLEELQAKETDKTGSQKNTTETTDCTDASTSRQPKTGIQQGASNDGKLTNPVHNPHGKFCSLQGKLQNVEESLQSNQEKIKILLNVIQDLEKARAFSEGRIFYRTGQDLNNCSTCQSTACIIYRI